A DNA window from Setaria viridis chromosome 2, Setaria_viridis_v4.0, whole genome shotgun sequence contains the following coding sequences:
- the LOC117843440 gene encoding probable protein arginine N-methyltransferase 1, which produces MDRRKGGDRDANGGLAEATASRLRFDSDEEAEGVEMEVEESPEAAEGEEQQAAEEVIGSDKTSADYYFDSYSHFGIHEEMLKDIVRTKTYQNVITQSSFLIKDKIVLDVGAGTGILSLFCAKAGAKHVYAIECSQMADMAKEIVKTNGYSDVITVIKGKVEEIELPVPKVDVIISEWMGYFLLFENMLNTVLYARDKWLADDGVVLPDKASLHLTAIEDAEYKEDKIEFWNNVYGFDMSCIKKQAMMEPLVDTVDANQIVTNCQLLKTMDISKMTPGDASFTVPFKLTAERNDYIHALVAYFNVSFTKCHKLMGFSTGPRSKATHWKQTVLYLEDVITICEGETLTGSMTVTPNKKNPRDIDIKLKYMLNGHRCQVSRTQFYKMR; this is translated from the exons atgGATCGGCGCAAGGGCGGCGACCGCGACGCCAACGGCGGCCTTGCGGAGGCGACGGCGTCGAGGCTGAGGTTCGACtccgacgaggaggcggagggggtggagatggaggtggaggagagccccgaagcggcggagggggaggagcagcaggcggcggaggaggtgatCGGCAGCGACAAGACCAGCGCCGATTACTACTTCGACTCCTACTCCCACTTCG GTATTCATGAA GAAATGCTAAAAGATATTGTTCGGACAAAAACATATCAAAACGTTATCACCCAGAGTAGCTTTCTTATCAAGGACAAGATAGTCCTTGATGTTGGCGCCGGGACTGGGATTCTTTCACTTTTCTGTGCAAAAGCAGGAGCTAAACATGTCTATGCG ATTGAATGTTCCCAGATGGCAGACATGGCAAAGGAAATTGTGAAAACAAATGGATATTCTGATG TCATAACTGTAATAAAAGGGAAAGTGGAAGAAATAGAGCTTCCTGTTCCAAAAGTAGATGTTATAATCTCGGAGTGGATGGGTTATTTCCTCCTGTTCGAGAATATGTTGAACACTGTCCTGTATGCACGTGATAAATGGCTT GCTGATGATGGAGTGGTCCTACCAGACAAAGCCTCTTTGCATCTTACTGCAATCGAAGATGCGGAATATAAGGAAGACAAAATCGAAT TTTGGAATAATGTATATGGGTTTGATATGAGCTGCATAAAGAAACAGGCAATGATGGAGCCACTGGTAGATACAGTGGATGCAAATCAGATTGTCACTAACTGCCAGTTACTGAAG ACAATGGATATATCCAAAATGACCCCTGGGGATGCTTCCTTTACTGTGCCCTTCAAGCTTACTGCAGAGCGGAATGATTATATTCATGCTCTTGTTGCATATTTCAACGTGTCATTCACCAAATGCCATAAGCTGATGGGCTTCTCAACAG GCCCAAGATCAAAAGCCACTCACTGGAAGCAAACTGTTCTTTACCTTGAGGATGTAATAACAATCTGCGAGGGGGAAACCCTGACGGGTAGCATGACGGTTACACCCAATAAAAAGAATCCCCGGGACATCGACATTAAGCTCAAGTACATGCTAAATGGGCATAGATGTCAGGTATCAAGAACACAGTTCTACAAGATGCGGTGA